In a genomic window of Roseiflexus castenholzii DSM 13941:
- a CDS encoding zinc metalloprotease: protein MFSTPDEGIFAGRSNDTVELFKAWAGTTIAYAVFQTGATNLASSRFLTNLFIAAVVCGLGFVLHELAHRIVARRFGAQAHFVANVQMLAISIVVAFLPLGLFFAAPGAVWHRGYLTPRQSGLIALAGPATNMALAGVFLVAAPVAFLAGLRDTWIVQLFYTGVALNAWLGLFNMIPAGPFDGAKVLAWNSVVFGVTVAIGILLAFVLPGNLLNIWLFVLRLFGG, encoded by the coding sequence ATGTTTTCGACGCCTGATGAGGGCATTTTTGCGGGGCGAAGCAACGACACCGTTGAGTTATTCAAAGCCTGGGCTGGCACTACCATCGCCTACGCCGTCTTTCAAACCGGCGCGACAAACCTGGCAAGCAGCCGGTTTTTGACGAATCTCTTCATTGCAGCCGTGGTGTGTGGTTTGGGGTTCGTGCTCCACGAACTGGCGCACCGTATCGTTGCGCGGCGATTCGGCGCACAGGCGCACTTTGTTGCAAATGTGCAGATGCTGGCGATCTCGATTGTCGTCGCGTTCCTCCCCCTTGGTCTCTTCTTCGCTGCTCCCGGCGCCGTCTGGCATCGCGGCTACCTGACGCCGCGCCAGAGCGGGTTGATCGCCCTGGCGGGACCGGCGACCAACATGGCGCTTGCAGGAGTGTTTCTCGTTGCGGCGCCGGTTGCGTTCCTCGCCGGTCTGCGCGATACCTGGATCGTGCAACTGTTCTATACCGGCGTTGCCCTGAATGCCTGGCTTGGGTTGTTCAATATGATCCCCGCCGGACCATTCGATGGCGCCAAAGTGCTTGCCTGGAACTCCGTTGTGTTTGGCGTTACGGTAGCCATTGGCATCCTGCTGGCATTTGTGCTTCCTGGCAATCTCCTGAATATCTGGCTCTTTGTCCTGAGGCTGTTTGGCGGTTAG
- the lon gene encoding endopeptidase La: MGKMIETSDHDLPLAILGELVIMPHMTVPLQVGQGKSYRAMEQAWENDHLVLLIFVSESEIETYKSSQPQQLPPVGVIARLDEFVKLPDGTARIILEGISRALVQTMLQSEPFYRVRCHAISDPEPRGIEIEALMDSVKQQIDEFVDHLGEVPQDAVAFVHRIDKPGHLADIVTWAPAFEFEERLDILNELDPVERLRRAHRLLARQLELLKLRQKIQQDTKEVLDQSQREYFLREQMRVIRRELGEDDDVDDPIDELKRKIAQLDAPDYVKEQAMHELKRLAQQGMNSPEAGVIRTYLDWILNLPWAEEELPEISLHEAQKVLDEDHYGLERVKERILEYLAVRKLAGNRMRSPILCFVGPPGVGKTSLGRSIARALGRKFVRTSLGGIRDEAEIRGHRRTYIGALPGRIIQGMKTAKSRYPVYVLDEIDKVGQDFRGDPTSALLEVLDPEQNNAFSDHYLEIPFDLSQVVFIATANQLDTIPNPLRDRMEIIEIGGYTEDEKLGIAQGFLVRKQREFHGLAPDQLIITDAAIIKLVREYTREAGVRNLEREIASLCRKTARKVAAASDGDPVEFPIVIDAPDIPNYLGPERYTFGLAEEKDEVGVATGVTWSPTGGDVLSIEVLPVRGKGGLQLTGQLGEVMKESAQAAMSYARFRAEQLGVDPSYFDEHNIHIHVPEGAVPKDGPSAGITLTTALISAVTGKPVRRDVAMTGEITLRGKVLPIGGLKEKTLAAHRAGIRTFILPKDNAKDIAELPKKVREELQLIPVSSMDEVLKIALAHQGS, encoded by the coding sequence ATGGGAAAAATGATTGAGACTTCCGATCACGACCTCCCACTCGCTATTCTGGGAGAACTGGTGATCATGCCGCACATGACGGTGCCGCTGCAGGTGGGGCAGGGGAAGTCGTATCGCGCCATGGAGCAGGCATGGGAGAATGATCATCTTGTTTTGTTGATTTTTGTATCTGAAAGCGAAATCGAGACGTACAAAAGCAGCCAACCGCAGCAGTTGCCGCCCGTTGGCGTGATTGCGCGTCTTGACGAATTCGTCAAACTGCCCGACGGAACGGCACGCATCATTCTGGAGGGCATCAGTCGCGCATTGGTGCAGACGATGCTCCAGAGTGAGCCGTTCTATCGGGTGCGCTGCCACGCGATCAGCGATCCCGAACCCAGGGGCATTGAAATTGAAGCCCTGATGGATTCGGTCAAGCAACAGATTGATGAGTTCGTCGATCACCTCGGTGAAGTGCCGCAGGATGCGGTTGCCTTTGTCCACCGCATCGACAAACCAGGGCACCTGGCAGACATTGTGACATGGGCGCCGGCCTTTGAGTTCGAGGAACGGCTCGATATTCTTAACGAACTCGATCCGGTCGAGCGGTTGCGCCGCGCGCATCGCCTGCTTGCCCGGCAACTCGAATTGCTCAAACTGCGCCAGAAGATTCAGCAGGATACGAAAGAAGTGCTGGACCAGAGCCAGCGCGAGTACTTCCTGCGCGAACAAATGCGAGTCATTCGTCGTGAACTGGGTGAAGACGATGATGTTGATGATCCCATCGATGAGTTGAAGCGCAAAATTGCCCAACTCGACGCTCCAGACTATGTCAAAGAGCAGGCGATGCACGAACTCAAGCGTCTGGCGCAGCAGGGCATGAATAGCCCGGAAGCGGGCGTGATCCGCACCTATCTCGATTGGATCCTGAACCTGCCCTGGGCGGAAGAGGAATTGCCTGAGATTAGCCTGCACGAGGCGCAGAAGGTGCTCGACGAGGATCACTACGGTCTTGAGCGGGTCAAGGAGCGTATTCTGGAGTACCTGGCGGTGCGTAAACTGGCGGGGAATCGGATGCGTTCGCCTATTCTGTGCTTCGTTGGTCCGCCCGGCGTCGGTAAGACTTCGCTTGGGCGCTCAATCGCGCGGGCGCTGGGGCGCAAGTTCGTGCGCACCAGCCTTGGCGGCATTCGCGATGAAGCCGAAATTCGCGGGCACCGTCGTACGTACATCGGCGCGTTGCCGGGACGGATCATCCAGGGCATGAAAACGGCGAAGTCGCGCTATCCGGTGTATGTGCTCGATGAGATCGATAAGGTCGGCCAGGATTTCCGCGGCGATCCGACCTCGGCGCTGCTGGAAGTGCTCGACCCTGAGCAGAATAATGCGTTCTCCGATCATTACCTGGAGATTCCGTTCGATCTCTCGCAGGTGGTGTTTATCGCAACTGCCAACCAACTCGATACGATTCCGAACCCGCTGCGCGACCGCATGGAAATTATCGAGATCGGCGGGTATACGGAAGACGAGAAACTGGGCATCGCGCAGGGATTCCTGGTGCGCAAGCAGCGTGAGTTCCACGGGTTGGCGCCGGATCAACTGATTATTACCGACGCCGCAATTATCAAACTGGTGCGTGAATATACGCGTGAGGCGGGTGTGCGCAATCTGGAGCGCGAGATCGCCAGCCTGTGCCGCAAGACGGCGCGTAAAGTTGCGGCTGCCAGCGATGGCGACCCGGTTGAGTTTCCGATTGTCATTGATGCGCCCGATATTCCGAACTACCTGGGACCAGAACGCTATACGTTCGGTCTGGCGGAAGAGAAGGACGAAGTTGGTGTGGCGACCGGCGTCACCTGGTCGCCAACCGGCGGCGACGTGCTCTCAATCGAGGTGTTGCCGGTGCGTGGCAAGGGTGGGCTTCAACTCACCGGTCAGTTGGGCGAAGTGATGAAAGAGAGCGCTCAGGCGGCAATGAGTTATGCGCGGTTCCGCGCTGAACAGCTTGGCGTCGATCCCAGTTACTTCGATGAGCACAACATTCACATCCACGTGCCCGAAGGCGCGGTGCCGAAGGACGGTCCTTCGGCGGGTATTACCTTGACGACGGCGCTGATTTCGGCGGTGACCGGTAAACCGGTGCGACGGGATGTGGCGATGACCGGTGAGATTACGCTGCGCGGCAAGGTGCTGCCCATTGGCGGCTTGAAAGAGAAGACGCTGGCGGCGCATCGTGCAGGTATTCGCACGTTCATCCTGCCGAAGGATAATGCGAAAGATATTGCGGAATTGCCAAAGAAAGTGCGCGAGGAGTTGCAGTTGATCCCGGTCTCGTCGATGGATGAAGTGCTGAAGATCGCACTGGCGCACCAGGGGTCGTGA
- a CDS encoding diguanylate cyclase — MSTAVESMSEAVLMTDPAGKILLLNRQFEELWRLTPGWMETITARDRIQQLAHLLCDPDQFLNRLDEVYAHPDLEALDWLTLRDGRIIERHTRGLHLEERIIGRIWVFRNITSREWAQRELKVMKRVLEALNRIVEPQRQLQAGVQALAQELEARAAWLWGVEGSDFARLLAHYGARELRIDLTPRAPGDPCECLQRLLDHGFPATAHPIVCPRLAHLNTPDQEPARHISVPIYSRDRPLAILNLVLPSIQPFNVAELRMFAAIANQFSVAIERARLFESVREEQRAAEVLRQAAATLSASLDFEQVLDHVLDQIVALMPCDGASVMLVEGTQARVVRVYGYEALSDEAERAIHTVTFEIARTPTLRRLLETRQPWIIGETHNNPAWVRIEYALPIRSWLGVPVIVRQQVVAFICVDSFVPYAYRPEHARRLATLASSVSLALHNAQLYEQTNAALERERRLSELTRTISSALDIEVILDTVVRLSVELVGADAAVLGLLSADHAALVRTHTFNMPESLMQHVQGVQPVWSAVETRQSVIRHHVMLKAGRVTHHIPSVIGTPIIAGGKALGVLAVYHLHRQRFFGEHDRSMLEIVGQQTGVAITNAHLFTETQRLATTDHLTGLFNRHHFFALAPRELERARRYHHPLALLVIDVDYFKTINDTFGHSAGDVVLRSVAKQMQRELRDADILARFGGEEFIALLPETNRAGALRVAERLRAAVAGVPLLREPPVQVTISIGCAVLDSVSEHDRLDTLIHRADRALYIAKSRGRNQVASDP; from the coding sequence TTGAGCACTGCTGTCGAGTCGATGTCGGAAGCAGTGCTGATGACCGATCCTGCGGGCAAGATTCTGCTCCTGAACCGGCAGTTCGAGGAACTCTGGCGATTGACGCCGGGATGGATGGAGACGATCACCGCCCGTGACCGTATTCAGCAACTGGCGCATCTGCTCTGCGACCCCGATCAATTCCTCAACCGTCTGGATGAGGTATATGCGCATCCGGACCTTGAGGCGCTCGATTGGTTGACCCTGCGCGATGGACGCATCATCGAACGACATACACGCGGATTGCATCTTGAGGAACGCATCATCGGCCGGATATGGGTCTTTCGTAACATCACATCCCGCGAATGGGCACAGCGGGAACTCAAAGTCATGAAGCGCGTCCTGGAAGCGCTCAATCGGATTGTCGAACCGCAACGTCAGTTACAGGCAGGGGTCCAGGCGCTGGCGCAGGAACTGGAGGCGCGCGCGGCGTGGCTCTGGGGGGTGGAAGGCAGTGACTTCGCGCGTCTGCTGGCGCATTATGGCGCTCGCGAACTGCGTATCGACCTCACGCCGCGCGCGCCCGGCGATCCATGTGAATGTTTGCAACGATTACTCGACCATGGGTTTCCTGCAACCGCGCATCCGATTGTCTGCCCACGCCTGGCGCACCTCAATACTCCCGATCAGGAACCGGCACGCCATATCAGTGTGCCGATCTATAGTCGCGACCGTCCTCTGGCGATTCTGAATCTGGTGCTCCCATCTATTCAGCCATTCAATGTCGCTGAGTTGCGCATGTTTGCCGCCATTGCCAATCAATTCAGCGTCGCAATCGAACGCGCGCGCCTGTTTGAGTCGGTGCGCGAGGAACAGCGCGCTGCCGAGGTGCTACGCCAGGCGGCGGCAACGCTGAGCGCATCGCTCGATTTCGAACAGGTGCTCGACCACGTGCTCGATCAGATCGTCGCACTGATGCCGTGTGATGGCGCGTCGGTGATGCTGGTCGAAGGAACGCAGGCGCGAGTCGTGCGGGTCTATGGCTACGAAGCGCTCAGTGACGAAGCCGAGCGCGCGATCCATACGGTGACATTTGAGATTGCGCGCACACCAACCCTGCGACGCCTGCTCGAAACAAGGCAGCCCTGGATTATCGGCGAAACGCACAATAATCCGGCATGGGTGCGGATCGAATATGCGTTGCCGATTCGTTCCTGGTTGGGCGTGCCGGTCATCGTGCGTCAGCAGGTGGTCGCCTTCATTTGCGTTGATAGTTTCGTTCCCTATGCGTACCGTCCAGAGCACGCCCGTCGCCTGGCAACGCTCGCGTCGAGCGTGTCGCTCGCGTTGCACAATGCGCAACTGTACGAACAGACGAACGCTGCACTGGAGCGGGAGCGGCGTCTGAGCGAGCTCACCCGCACCATCAGCAGCGCGCTCGACATCGAGGTTATTCTGGACACAGTCGTGCGGTTGTCAGTTGAACTGGTGGGCGCCGATGCCGCCGTTTTGGGCTTGCTCTCCGCCGACCACGCCGCGCTGGTTCGAACGCACACATTCAATATGCCAGAATCCCTGATGCAACACGTTCAGGGCGTCCAACCGGTCTGGAGCGCAGTCGAGACGCGCCAGAGCGTTATTCGCCATCACGTGATGCTCAAAGCCGGGCGTGTCACGCATCACATTCCGTCCGTGATAGGCACACCAATTATTGCTGGTGGGAAGGCGCTAGGAGTGCTGGCAGTGTATCATCTGCACAGACAGCGCTTTTTCGGCGAGCACGACCGATCGATGCTGGAAATTGTCGGACAGCAGACCGGTGTTGCAATTACCAATGCGCATTTATTTACCGAGACGCAGCGACTGGCGACGACCGACCACCTGACCGGGCTGTTCAATCGTCACCACTTCTTTGCGCTGGCGCCGCGCGAACTGGAGCGGGCGCGTCGCTATCACCATCCCCTGGCGCTGCTGGTTATCGATGTTGATTATTTCAAGACCATCAACGACACCTTTGGTCATAGTGCGGGTGATGTCGTATTGCGCAGCGTTGCGAAACAGATGCAACGCGAACTGCGCGATGCCGACATTCTGGCGCGGTTTGGCGGCGAGGAGTTTATCGCCCTGTTGCCGGAAACCAATCGGGCAGGGGCGCTGCGGGTCGCTGAGCGGCTACGCGCAGCAGTTGCAGGCGTTCCTCTCTTGCGCGAGCCACCCGTTCAGGTGACAATCAGCATTGGTTGCGCAGTGCTGGATTCCGTCAGCGAGCACGACCGCCTGGACACACTCATCCATCGCGCGGATCGCGCCCTCTATATCGCCAAATCCAGAGGACGCAATCAGGTTGCGTCCGATCCATAG
- the tpiA gene encoding triose-phosphate isomerase: protein MRTPLLAGNWKMYKTTGEARELVEGLLHGLGDVGDRKVLVCPPFTALQTVHDLVQGTPIALGAQDVYIEPQGAFTGAISPVMLRDLGCAYVIVGHSERRAIFGEGDELIGKKVRAALAHDLTPILCVGETKPQRDAGHAETVVVAQVRAALTGMTPEQIGRIVIAYEPVWAIGTGDTATPADAQAMHETIRRILGDMAGSDTAATINILYGGSVKPDNIDDLMAQPDIDGALVGGASLKADSFLRIVHFLSPQE, encoded by the coding sequence ATGCGAACGCCACTTCTCGCAGGCAACTGGAAGATGTACAAAACCACCGGTGAGGCGCGCGAACTCGTCGAAGGGCTGCTCCACGGGCTTGGCGACGTCGGTGACCGCAAGGTGCTGGTCTGCCCGCCATTCACGGCGCTGCAAACGGTGCATGATCTGGTGCAGGGTACACCCATCGCATTGGGAGCACAGGATGTCTACATCGAGCCGCAGGGGGCGTTTACCGGCGCCATTTCTCCGGTGATGCTGCGCGACCTGGGGTGCGCCTATGTGATTGTCGGACATAGTGAACGCCGCGCCATTTTCGGCGAAGGGGACGAATTGATCGGCAAGAAGGTGCGCGCGGCGCTGGCGCACGATCTCACGCCGATCCTGTGCGTCGGCGAGACCAAGCCACAACGCGACGCCGGGCATGCGGAAACTGTCGTCGTTGCGCAGGTGCGCGCCGCGCTCACCGGCATGACGCCGGAGCAGATCGGTCGCATTGTCATCGCATATGAGCCGGTGTGGGCAATCGGCACCGGCGATACCGCCACTCCGGCCGACGCGCAGGCAATGCACGAAACGATCCGGCGGATCCTTGGCGATATGGCGGGTTCCGACACGGCGGCGACGATCAATATTCTGTACGGCGGCAGTGTCAAACCGGACAATATCGACGATCTGATGGCACAACCCGACATCGACGGGGCGCTGGTTGGGGGCGCATCGCTCAAGGCGGACAGTTTCCTGCGCATTGTCCATTTCCTTTCACCGCAGGAGTAA
- a CDS encoding response regulator transcription factor, translated as MMAQHTILIVDDEANQRLMLTQALRTNDEREIASAASVAEALEWLNHHTADLIITDYNMPSANGLALVAHVRQRALPTRIILITAYYSPELQEAARQLGVDHFLTKPVPLSLLRRLANDLGDVTSSA; from the coding sequence ATGATGGCGCAACACACCATTCTCATTGTCGATGATGAAGCCAATCAGCGACTCATGCTCACTCAGGCGTTGCGCACCAACGATGAGCGCGAGATTGCTTCGGCTGCGTCAGTAGCGGAGGCGCTGGAATGGCTCAATCACCATACTGCTGATCTGATCATCACCGATTATAATATGCCGTCGGCAAACGGGCTGGCGCTGGTTGCGCATGTGCGCCAGCGCGCTCTTCCCACTCGCATCATTCTTATTACGGCATACTATTCGCCGGAGTTACAGGAAGCAGCCCGGCAACTGGGGGTCGATCACTTTTTGACCAAGCCGGTTCCGCTCTCACTGCTGCGGCGGCTTGCAAACGATCTAGGAGATGTGACTTCCAGCGCCTGA